CCGGCGTTCTACATGATGGCCTGCAGCGCCGTGACACTACTGACCGTGCTGACCCTGCGCGAAGTGCGCGAAACCCACTGACCTGCCAGCATCCGCCAGCACCCGCTAGCCCCTTTCCCCGCAAGGAACCCTGACATGACCAAAGCACCCACGCTCCAGCCCTTTCAACTGCTGCCCCATCTGCTGCCTCCGGTCGACATCGACGCCGAGACCTTCGTCAACATCCGTCGTCAGATTCACGCCCAACCCGAACTCGGCTTCGAAGTCGGCGCCACCAGTACGCTGGTGACGCACCTGCTGCAGAGCTGGGGCTATGACGTCCACACGGGTATCGGCAAGAGCGGGGTGGTAGGCCAGTTGAAACTGGGCAACGGCGCGCGCCGGCTGGGCATTCGCGCCGACATGGACGCGCTGCCCATTGTCGAAGCCACCGGCCTGCCCTATGCCAGCCGCAACCACGGCAAGATGCACGCCTGCGGACACGACGGGCATACCGCGATCCTGCTGGCCGCGGCGAAAGCGCTGGCCGACAGCCGCAGCTTCGACGGCACACTCAACCTGATTTTCCAGCCTGACGAAGAGAACCTCTGCGGCGCGCGCGCGATGATCGAAGACGGGCTCTTCGAGCGCTTCCCCTGCGACGCGGTTTTTGCGCTCCACAATATGCCGGGCGTGCCGGCGGGCAGTTTCCGTGTGTTGCCGGGGCCGGTCAGCCTGTCTTCCGACGTGGCCGACATCACCATCAAGGGCGTGGGCGGGCATGGGGCGATGCCGCACCGCGCGCGTGATCCGATTGCGGCATCCGCCGCGATCGTGACGGCACTGCAAACCGTGGTAGCCCGCAATGTGGCGCCAGACGACACCGCCGTCGTGTCGATCGGTTTCATTCGTGGCGGCGCCACCCACAACGTGATCCCCGAATCGGTAACTCTGGGCGTCAACGTGCGCGCGGCGCGCGCGGAAACCCGGGCGATGGTGGAGCAGCGCATCCGCGAGATTGTCAGCCTGACCGCGCAGGCCCACGGCGTCGAGGCACACATCGACTACCGCCAGCTCACCCCGCCCATGGTCAATACCGAAGCCGAAACCCGACTGGCGCAGCGGATCTGCACCGATCTCGTGGGGACGGAGAACGTCGTCACGCAAGCCCCGAAGGGACTCAACGGCAGCGAGGATTTCGCCTGGATGCTCAATGAAGTCCCGGGCTGCTACCTGATCCTCGGCAACGGCGAAGGCGAATTCGGCGGCTGCATGGTGCATAACCCCGGCTACGACTTCAACGATCAGGTGCTGCCGCTTGGCGCCGCCTGCTGGGTACGGCTGGCGCAGGCGTACCTGACAGCCTGACGGCCTGACTGCCTGAGCCCCGACCGGCCGCCACCGGCCGCCCCGTCGGCGGCTAGTCCTTCGCCAGCTTTGCCGGACGCATGGTCGCGCTTTCCAGCAACTGTTCGTGGACGAAGGAGCGCAGCAGCAGCGCCTCGCGTTCGCCATAGCCGTCAAACGCCACGCCGACGCTATGGTACGGTGCGGCGGCGCCAGCATTCGGGTCCTGCCGCGTCCAGCCCTCCAACGAGAAGGTCGACTTGATCCCCCCGGTGCGGAGCGTGAACGCCAGCCGCACCTGCAAGCCCGGCGCGGTCAGCGCGTCGTTGGCCGTGGAAACCGACACGCCGCCGGTACTCAGGTCCGTGATCAGCACGGTCTGAGGGGCTTCGGCCCCGTCCACACGGGACATTCGTCCCGCCAGCCGGACCGGCACACGGATGCTGCCACGCATTTCACGGGCATCGACATGGCTGATGTCCGTCAGCATCCAATAAGGGAACGGCGTGCGCGAAGTCGCCCGGACACGTGCCGAAAAGCTGTGGATGCTGGTGCCCGTGAAACCGCGGACCAGCACCAGATCGCCGTCGCAGGGCTCCGCAGACATGCCGGCCAGGCCGGGCCACGCCACGAACACGGCGTCATCGTTGAAACCGATCAAGCGGCTCACCCAGGCGCGTTCCAGATCGCCCGGTCGCTTGACGTGCAGCAGCGTGCCGACCAGCAGCCCGTAACCGCCGGCCCATGGGGGCGATGGCTCGTCCGGCCTGAGCGGCGCCATGTCGTCCGCCCAGAAACAACGTCCCGCCTGCAGCACGAGCGCAACTTCGTCCCCGGTCTGGAAGACGGTTCCCTCATCCGCCACGGGAAAGCCCAGTTCATCGACCAACGCCGACTTCAGTGGCTGTCCCAGCTCGATCTCATTTGCCAGAATTTCCCTTCGCATTGCAGTCTGCCCTTGATTCTTCCCTGTCTTCCCTGGTCGTGCCTGTTGGCCCTTACTCTACCGCCGTATCTGTTGCAAGCGTTCGAGTGCCCTGTTCGAATTACCAATCAATCACCTTTGGACAAGCGTCAATGTGCGCTGTTATATTGCCTGAGCCGATTTTGTCTCGGTTTCATGCATGTGAGCGACGCTATCCATGACCTCTGAACTGTCCACGTCTACAACCGGTCCCCGGTATTCCGCTCGCCAGTTTCCTGAATTTGCTGATACATCAGCCCATCGGCTTCCCGAGTGATGCGGATGCCCGGTGCTTTTTCCCCGAAAACCGTTGCCCGGCTTGGGCTTCGGGCTCGCATGGCCATTATCGGCACGTTGACTTGTCTACTTGAAGGATGCGCCGGAGCGCCTTCGGTCGGCCTGTTTGGCGCTTATTTTCCATTGTGGCTGTTAAGCGCCGTCATCGGTATTTTCGGCGCCGTGGTTTCGTACCGCGTGTTCGTGAAAACCGGTTGGGCGGAAACTGTTCGTTCCCAATTAATTGTCAATACAGCAATTGGCCTGATCATCGCCGAGATCGTCTGGCTGATCGGTACGGGGCATCTCCTATGAAAATGGCCGGCGTTCAAAAGGGGCCGCTGCGCGGCCGGGTCATTACCCTGGCCATCGTGCTGGTGGCCGTGTTGCTTTCCGTCTATGCCTATGAGCGCACCGTGCACCATCCGTCGTCGGACGATGCCACGCTCGACGCCGATGTCGTTCATGTGGCCTCGCCGGTAGGCGGACGCATCGCCCGCATCGCCGTCACCGAGAACCAGCACGTAGCCAAGGGCGACGTGCTATTCGAAATCGACCCTGTGCCTTACAAGCTGGCGGTGGACCAGGCGCGGGCAGACCTCGAACTCGCGCAGGCGGGCCTCGGCACGCGGCGGCGCACGATCGTCAGCGAACGCGCGGCCGCGTCGATCGCCTCCGAGCAGACCACGCGCGCGGCGCAAAACTACGCCTTGACGGCACGCACGGTGGAACGCCTGCGCCCGCTGGCCGCCGATGGCTACGTGCCAAAGCAGCAGCTCGACCAGGCCCAGGTGGCGCAGCATGACGCGGCGGTCTCGCTCAAGCAGGCGAACGTCCAGCACTCGGCATCCACGCAAGCCATCGGCAACGACGACGACGCCATCGCCGCGGTCCACGCCCGGGAAGCCGCGCTCGCAATCGCCCAGCGCGCGTTGCAGGACACCGTAGTCCATGCCCCGCAGGAAGGCCGCGTCACCGGGCTCTCCGTGCTGGCCGGTGAAGTCGTGATTCCAAACCAGTCGCTGTTCCTGCTCGTTCATACCGGCGAATGGTTTGCCGTGGCGAACTTCCGGGAGACATCGCTAGCCGATATTCATATCGGCGACTGCGCCACGGTCTACTCGATGATCGACCGGCGCAAGGCGATACGCGGCACCGTGACCGGCATCGGCGCGGGCATCACCGATACGGAACGGCTCAACCTGCCGCGCTCGCTGCCCTACGTGCAGGCCTCGGTGAACTGGGTACGCGTCGCCAAGCGTTTCCCGGTTCGCATCCGGCTCGAAGATCCGCCCGAGACGCTGGCCCGCGCCGGCGCCAGCGCAAACGTCGAGATCCGGCATGGCGCAGCCTGCCGCTGACAAGCTGCGCCTCGGCCTGGGCGACATCGGCGCCCTGCTCGCGCCGACGCCCGGCCGGGCGGCCGCCACCACCCGTATCACCGTGGCGAGCGTGCTGACGGTGCTCGTCACCGCCATCTACGGCACGCCGGAAGCCGCTATCTCTGCCTACGTCATCTTCTTCATCAACCGGGAAGATCGCACCGTCAGCATCGTGATGAGTGTGGCAGCGTTGGTGCTGGTCAGCCTGATCATTGGCCTGGTGATCGTGCTGGCCAACTTCAGTGTCGACGATTCGCTGCGGCGGCTGGCCTTCATGGCCGTCCTGTCGGCCGCGCTGCTGTTTCTCACGTCGGCCAGCAAGCTTCGGCCGATCGGCGCCATCGTGGCAATGATCATCGGCTTCGGGCTCGATGAACTCGGACTGGTCCCGGGCGGAGAGGCCGCCACGCGCGCCCTGCTCTACGCGTGGCTGATGGTAGCGATTCCGATTGGCGTGAATGTAGCGGTCAATCTCGTGATGGGACCTTCGCCACGCCGGTTGGCGGGCGACCGGCTCGCCCATTGCCTGCGCATGGCTGCTGCCAGCCTGCGACAGGAGGACGCCGCCCCGGCCATGCTCGTCCCGCTGCTGCGCGACGGCACGCAACCCGTCGGCATGTGGCTGAAGCTGGCGAAGATCGAGGGGCTGTCCCGCGCCGAAGACCTTGCGGCGCTGCGACGGGCCGCCGCGTCGACCACGGCCATTCTGATCGCCGCCGACATGGCGCTCCGGCAGCCGAACGCCCGCTTGCCGGCCGCCTTCCGCACCCCGATTGCGGACACGCTCGATCAGATGGCGGCGATGCTCCAGGCGGGCGGCTACCCGGTGGAAATCACGCTGGCGCTTCCCGCGCTCGAATCGCTCGCGCCAGTGCAGCAGGCCATCGCCGTGGAACTGCGTGACGCCATCGTCGGCTTCACCGATGCGGATGCACCGAGCGCACAGGCCAACGCGGCCCTCGCCGAGGCCCCCAACGCAACGGAAGAGAAAAAAGGCGGATTCCTCAGCGCGGATGCCTTCACGAATCCCGAGCACATCCGCTACGCGCTCAAGACCACCGGCGCGGCAATGTTCTGCTACGTGCTCTACCAGCAACTGAACTGGCCTGGCATCCATACCTGCTTCATCACGGTCTACCTGGTATCGCTGTCGACCGCGGCCGAAACGGTCGAAAAGCTCTCGCTGCGGCTGGCTGGCTGCCTGATCGGCGCGCTGATCGGCACTGCCGCGCTGGTCTATGTCGTACCGTCGATCGATTCCGTCGGTGGGCTCCTGATGCTGGTCTTCACGGGCACATGGGTAGCCGCCTGGGTCGCGCAGGGGTCGCCCCGTATCTCGTATGCGGGCTTCCAGATCGCGTTCGCGTTCTACCTCTGCGTGATTCAGGGAGCCGGACCCGGCTACGACCTGACGATTGCGCGGGACCGGACCATCGGCATCGTGATCGGCAATCTGGTGACATTCCTGGTCTTCACGCGCATCTGGCCGGTCAGCATTTCAGGGCGGATCGAAGCCGCGCTCCATGACATGGTGCGGCAATGGCGGCAACTAATTGCCACGCCGCGGCGCGAAGCACAGCGGCAAAACGCCGCCGCCGCGTTGGCGCTGCATGGCGCCATCACGCAGGACCTGATCCTGGCCAGATATGAGCCGGCATTGGTCGGCCCCGGCACTGACTGGATCGAGGCCCGCCAGCGCCATCTGGCAACGCTGGACGCCGTAGCCGGTCCGCTTTTTCTGCTGGCGGAGCGATTTCCGGGCGATCCGGAGGTCGATCGACGTCTGCAGGCCGTTCGCATGGATGGCCACGCGCCCGTAACAAGCGCGGCCCCGCTTTCTCCGCAGCATTCCCCGCGCGACGCGCTGCTCGCCCTGGTTGACCGGCATCTCGCCGCTCCGCGCCAGGACGATCCGCCGGCCGCCGCCACCGGATCACCGTTGCATGCCTAGAACAGGATTACCGATTTTCCCGCTGATGCTGCTCGGCGCCAGCCTTGCCGGTTGCGCGACGGCGTCGCTCGACCTTGCGCCGGAGCAGCCCGATCGTCCGTGGCAGCCTACGACCACGGCATCCGGAGAACTCGTGCCGGGCAAGCCCTCCGCAACGGCCAACACCGGCAAGCCGGCCGACTACCGGCTGCCAGCCAATTCGGCGCTGGCGTCGATCACACCGCCAGCGGCACTCGATCCGGCGTATCCCTACACGTTGCCCGAGCTGATCGACATGGCCGAATCGGCGAATCCGATAACACGCGTGGCCTGGAACGATGCACGCAACGCCGCGCTGGCTGCGGGGATCGCGAAGAGTAGCTATCTGCCGCAGATCTCCGCTTCCGCGCTGGGCGGCTACCAGAATGGGCACGGTTCGGTATCGGGCGCACTCGGATCGGTCGGCACAAATTCGTCTGGCCACGGCGGCGTGGGCGTGCTGTCGCTGCAATGGCTGCTGTTCGATTTCGGCGAGCGCGCGGGCATTGTCGAAGCCGCCGAACAGACTTCGCTCGCGGCAAACATTGCGTTCACGGCCGCCCACCAGCGCATCATCCACGACGTCAGCGTGGCGTTCTACCGCTATCAGGCAGCGCGCACCCGCGCGGGCACCGTGCAGCAGGCCATGGAAAACGCCGATGCCGTGCTGGCAGCCGCCA
This genomic interval from Cupriavidus metallidurans CH34 contains the following:
- a CDS encoding FUSC family protein yields the protein MAQPAADKLRLGLGDIGALLAPTPGRAAATTRITVASVLTVLVTAIYGTPEAAISAYVIFFINREDRTVSIVMSVAALVLVSLIIGLVIVLANFSVDDSLRRLAFMAVLSAALLFLTSASKLRPIGAIVAMIIGFGLDELGLVPGGEAATRALLYAWLMVAIPIGVNVAVNLVMGPSPRRLAGDRLAHCLRMAAASLRQEDAAPAMLVPLLRDGTQPVGMWLKLAKIEGLSRAEDLAALRRAAASTTAILIAADMALRQPNARLPAAFRTPIADTLDQMAAMLQAGGYPVEITLALPALESLAPVQQAIAVELRDAIVGFTDADAPSAQANAALAEAPNATEEKKGGFLSADAFTNPEHIRYALKTTGAAMFCYVLYQQLNWPGIHTCFITVYLVSLSTAAETVEKLSLRLAGCLIGALIGTAALVYVVPSIDSVGGLLMLVFTGTWVAAWVAQGSPRISYAGFQIAFAFYLCVIQGAGPGYDLTIARDRTIGIVIGNLVTFLVFTRIWPVSISGRIEAALHDMVRQWRQLIATPRREAQRQNAAAALALHGAITQDLILARYEPALVGPGTDWIEARQRHLATLDAVAGPLFLLAERFPGDPEVDRRLQAVRMDGHAPVTSAAPLSPQHSPRDALLALVDRHLAAPRQDDPPAAATGSPLHA
- the mdtN gene encoding multidrug transporter subunit MdtN — its product is MKMAGVQKGPLRGRVITLAIVLVAVLLSVYAYERTVHHPSSDDATLDADVVHVASPVGGRIARIAVTENQHVAKGDVLFEIDPVPYKLAVDQARADLELAQAGLGTRRRTIVSERAAASIASEQTTRAAQNYALTARTVERLRPLAADGYVPKQQLDQAQVAQHDAAVSLKQANVQHSASTQAIGNDDDAIAAVHAREAALAIAQRALQDTVVHAPQEGRVTGLSVLAGEVVIPNQSLFLLVHTGEWFAVANFRETSLADIHIGDCATVYSMIDRRKAIRGTVTGIGAGITDTERLNLPRSLPYVQASVNWVRVAKRFPVRIRLEDPPETLARAGASANVEIRHGAACR
- a CDS encoding M20 aminoacylase family protein encodes the protein MTKAPTLQPFQLLPHLLPPVDIDAETFVNIRRQIHAQPELGFEVGATSTLVTHLLQSWGYDVHTGIGKSGVVGQLKLGNGARRLGIRADMDALPIVEATGLPYASRNHGKMHACGHDGHTAILLAAAKALADSRSFDGTLNLIFQPDEENLCGARAMIEDGLFERFPCDAVFALHNMPGVPAGSFRVLPGPVSLSSDVADITIKGVGGHGAMPHRARDPIAASAAIVTALQTVVARNVAPDDTAVVSIGFIRGGATHNVIPESVTLGVNVRAARAETRAMVEQRIREIVSLTAQAHGVEAHIDYRQLTPPMVNTEAETRLAQRICTDLVGTENVVTQAPKGLNGSEDFAWMLNEVPGCYLILGNGEGEFGGCMVHNPGYDFNDQVLPLGAACWVRLAQAYLTA
- a CDS encoding flagellar brake domain-containing protein; the protein is MRREILANEIELGQPLKSALVDELGFPVADEGTVFQTGDEVALVLQAGRCFWADDMAPLRPDEPSPPWAGGYGLLVGTLLHVKRPGDLERAWVSRLIGFNDDAVFVAWPGLAGMSAEPCDGDLVLVRGFTGTSIHSFSARVRATSRTPFPYWMLTDISHVDAREMRGSIRVPVRLAGRMSRVDGAEAPQTVLITDLSTGGVSVSTANDALTAPGLQVRLAFTLRTGGIKSTFSLEGWTRQDPNAGAAAPYHSVGVAFDGYGEREALLLRSFVHEQLLESATMRPAKLAKD
- a CDS encoding YtcA family lipoprotein, which codes for MAIIGTLTCLLEGCAGAPSVGLFGAYFPLWLLSAVIGIFGAVVSYRVFVKTGWAETVRSQLIVNTAIGLIIAEIVWLIGTGHLL